From the genome of Adhaeribacter pallidiroseus:
CGTACGCCGAAGAAGTAAAGCAAAAAGTGTTGGGGGTAAAAAAACAAACCTTAAAGCTCTACACCGCCGAATCGCAGCAAGTAACCAACGAAATGGTACTGGGCTTATATAAACTGCTAAATGCCGAAATGTGCGTAGCCGTAACGGGCTTAAGTGGCCAGGGCGCTTCTGAAACCAGCGAAAAACCCGTAGGTACCGTTTTCTTCTCGATTTACTGCAAGAGCCGGGTAGAAGAGTTCCGGCAAGAGTTTGCCCAAGAAAACGGGGATATCCGGAAACAAGCCGCCGAATTTATCTTTGAAAAAATTGAAACGACCATCGACCGCCACTTTGAGCGGGAATAGATTTAATCCTGAATCCATCTGCCTTGTTGCTTGTACTGCAGCAAGGCACATCGAAACCGGGAATACCGGTGGATAATGATGCCGGTAAAAAGCCTCGGCCACTTCATTTAAAAATTTAAAAACTGATTGTACAGTGGAAGCAATAAAAAAGCCCGTCATTTTTAAAAATGGCAGGCTTTTGCACGGTTAGCGGATATTCTATTATTACATTTCTTACCCTTCGGCCGGCAAGTTTTTTAAAAATAAGTAAACCGATTTTATTTCGGTATCGCTGAATTCTTTGGTCATGGTCCAGGGCATGTTTCGGGGGTCCATTTGCTTTCCTTCGGGAGTTTTACCGGTGCGTAAGGTATTAATAAATTCGGCTTCGGTCCATTTACCAATATTGCCTGTTTTGGTGATATTAGGCACCACCGGCGATCCGGGCACTAAGGGTTCTCCCCCCTTGTAATTCTCGCGATGGCAGCCAACGCAACCTACGGCGATGTACTGACCATAATTAGCCGATATCTCGGAATTAACCGTTTGCAGGCTTTGCTTCCGATGGTCTATTTTTTCGGCGGGTAATAATGGAAACTTATCAAAGGCGGTTAAAACGCGTAATAAAGGTTTAATTTCATGTTTAGGTAATTCCCGGTCTATGGGTCGCAAACTTTTAATATAAGACATTAATGCTCCTAAATCCTCCACCGTAAGCGAGTTGTATTCGTAGGATGGCATAAGCAAAGCTGATTTACCATCTTTTCGTACGCCGTGCTTTAAAGCCCGGGTTAAGTCGGCTTTAGTGTACTCGCGCATAATACCACCTTTGCCTTGCGTTAGATTAGCGGCCACAATCCGGCCTAACTGCGGATCATCAAGAAAAACTTTGCCGCCTAAATCAGCGCCGTGGCAATCGCGGCAACCTTTAATTTGCACCAGGTGGGCCCCTTGCACTAAAGCGGCAGAATCCTGGGTGACGGCAATTTTCTGCACCGCTACCGTATACCGTTTATTTATCCGGCTTTCGGTTTTAAAATAAATAAACGCGTAAGCTACTAACAATAATAAAACGAAGGAACCAATGCTAATTCCCAGCCATTTAAGTACTTTCTTTGCCATGTAATTTTTGGAAGATTAATTGTAAGATCAGGAGTATATAAAAACAAATATTAAAAACAAACGCCTACTTGTCAATTAATTACAACTAAATTTTAAATTTTTAAAACAAATTACGTGGAACTACGTAACCCCGCCGCTTTCAACCGATCGGTATGGTTTTATGATAAGCTGGCTCACTTTATTTTCCGGGGCGCCATCCGGCAATCCCAGGTTGGGCTGCTTTCTTTTATACCGGCCCAAGCCTCGGTTTTACTGATAGGGGGAGGTACCGGCTGGATTCTGCAGGACCTGGCGCAGCTTCAGTTGCCTTTAGAAATTACCTACCTGGAAGCCTCGCCGGGTATGCTGGCCCAGGCCCGCCGGGTAGCCGAACAGCTGCCAACCCATTTTTTAAAAATTTACTTTCGGCCAGGCACCGAAGCTACCTTAAAACCCGATGAAAGCTTTGAAGTAATTTTTACCCCCTTCGTGCTGGATCTTTACCCCGAGGAGCAGGTCTGGCGAATGATCCAACAATTATACGCTTATTTAAAGCCGGGTGGTTTATGGTTATTGGCTGATTTTATGATAGCGCCCGAGCAAAAAGGTTGGTCTAGGTGGTGGCAGTTAAAACTCGCGCACCTGATGTACACTTTCTTTGGTTGGGTAGAAGGCCTTACTACCACCCGTTTACCCGACCTCCGGCGTTTATTCCGGCACTTACCCGTAACATGGCAACACCGCCAGACTTATTATAAAAATTTTATTCAAAGCCACGTTTTTCAAAAACCCCGGACTTAATCAAAGATAGTTGCATGGGATATTTGTTTTGGATTAACAAAAATATCCGTTCTTTTAAGTTAAAATCTAAATGTTCGGGCAAACCCGTATCAGGATGCGGGTAGTCTGGCATGCGATTGAACGCCAAGAGAGGAATAGCATGGGTAATAAGTAACTGCTCTGGCAGCCTGTATCGGCCTAATAACGAACCACGAATTACTACTTTTATATGCGCACGCTTTGTATTTGGATTTTTTTAAATTTTTGGTTTGCCGGGAGCCTCTGGGCGCAATCGGAAGTTAATTATACCCTGGCTTTTCCGAACGCGGTGCACCACGAAGCCGAAGTAACGGCAGCGTTCCGCAACGTAAAAACGCCTGTTCTGGAAGTACGCATGAGTCGTTCCTCGCCGGGCCGCTATGCCCTCCACGAATTTGCCAAAAACGTGTACAACGTAAAAGCGGTAAACGGACAAGGTAAGCCCCTTAGCATAACCCGTCCTAATCCGCACCAATGGAACGTAAGCAACCACGATGGTACCGTAAAAATTACCTACACCTTATTCGGCGACCGGGCCGACGGCACCTACAACGGCATCGACGAACAGCACGCGCATTTAAATATGCCCGCTACCGTAATGTACGCCTCTGGCTTTGAAACCAGTCCGGTCACGGTAAATTTTAGTATCCCGGCCGGTAAAAACTGGACCATCGCCACGCAGTTAAAATCGGTAAACGAAACTACATTTACAGCTCCTGATCTACAGTATTTAATGGATAGCCCGACAGAGCTCAGTAATTTTGTCTGGCACCAGTGGCCAGTAAACAGTAAAGGCAAAACTAAAACTATCCGCATAGCGCTGCACCACGCCGGTACCGAAGCCGAAGCCAACCATTACACCGAAGCCACCCAGCGCATCGTCGCGCAGGCCCAAGCCGTTTACGGCGAGTTACCCGATTACGATTACGGCACCTACACGTTTATTGCCTGCTACATGCCCCAAGCCGTGGGCGACGGCATGGAACACCGCAACTCCACCATTGTTACCAGCACGCATCCGTTAGCTACCCATTCTCGGGATCACCTGGCCACGGTTTCGCATGAATATTTTCATTCCTGGAACGTGGAGCGCATCCGGCCCAAAAGTCTGGAACCTTTTAATTATGCCGAAGCCAACATGAGCGGCGAACTCTGGCTGGCCGAAGGATTTACCAGTTACTACGGCGACTTACTTTTGCACCGCAGCAAAAACAGCACCCTGGACGAAGTTTTAGCCAGCTTTGGCAACGAACTAAACTTTGTATTAAACGCTCCGGGTAAAAATTATTTTTCGCCGGTAGAAATGAGCATGCAAGCGCCCTTTGTAGAT
Proteins encoded in this window:
- a CDS encoding cytochrome c, with the translated sequence MAKKVLKWLGISIGSFVLLLLVAYAFIYFKTESRINKRYTVAVQKIAVTQDSAALVQGAHLVQIKGCRDCHGADLGGKVFLDDPQLGRIVAANLTQGKGGIMREYTKADLTRALKHGVRKDGKSALLMPSYEYNSLTVEDLGALMSYIKSLRPIDRELPKHEIKPLLRVLTAFDKFPLLPAEKIDHRKQSLQTVNSEISANYGQYIAVGCVGCHRENYKGGEPLVPGSPVVPNITKTGNIGKWTEAEFINTLRTGKTPEGKQMDPRNMPWTMTKEFSDTEIKSVYLFLKNLPAEG
- a CDS encoding CinA family protein, which gives rise to MNATDLTRIVTKLRDKKLTIAFAESVTGGMLISEFVKAKGASDVLLGSIVTYAEEVKQKVLGVKKQTLKLYTAESQQVTNEMVLGLYKLLNAEMCVAVTGLSGQGASETSEKPVGTVFFSIYCKSRVEEFRQEFAQENGDIRKQAAEFIFEKIETTIDRHFERE
- a CDS encoding M61 family metallopeptidase, with the translated sequence MRTLCIWIFLNFWFAGSLWAQSEVNYTLAFPNAVHHEAEVTAAFRNVKTPVLEVRMSRSSPGRYALHEFAKNVYNVKAVNGQGKPLSITRPNPHQWNVSNHDGTVKITYTLFGDRADGTYNGIDEQHAHLNMPATVMYASGFETSPVTVNFSIPAGKNWTIATQLKSVNETTFTAPDLQYLMDSPTELSNFVWHQWPVNSKGKTKTIRIALHHAGTEAEANHYTEATQRIVAQAQAVYGELPDYDYGTYTFIACYMPQAVGDGMEHRNSTIVTSTHPLATHSRDHLATVSHEYFHSWNVERIRPKSLEPFNYAEANMSGELWLAEGFTSYYGDLLLHRSKNSTLDEVLASFGNELNFVLNAPGKNYFSPVEMSMQAPFVDAAQSIDPVNRPNTYISYYTYGSVIALALDLELRQKFKNLTLDSYLQALWQAYGIPEKPYVLTDLQTTLASLTKNETFARNFFQEHVYGKTLADYKNPLTAAGLVLRKSQPNKASLGLVPLTFQDSQAVITNYTFVGSPLYQIGLDKQDVILSLDNQPIKSWEDLAAVLVKHQPADQITIAYKHLGESRKSIVTLIENPYWEIVTVEKAAGKPTKAQQTFRDSWLGSKL
- a CDS encoding class I SAM-dependent methyltransferase is translated as MELRNPAAFNRSVWFYDKLAHFIFRGAIRQSQVGLLSFIPAQASVLLIGGGTGWILQDLAQLQLPLEITYLEASPGMLAQARRVAEQLPTHFLKIYFRPGTEATLKPDESFEVIFTPFVLDLYPEEQVWRMIQQLYAYLKPGGLWLLADFMIAPEQKGWSRWWQLKLAHLMYTFFGWVEGLTTTRLPDLRRLFRHLPVTWQHRQTYYKNFIQSHVFQKPRT